The genomic DNA GGGAAGAGGAAGCCGTTCCAGGCCTGGAGCGCCGTGTAGATGACGACCGTGCTGATGCCGCCCTTGGCCATCGGGATGACCAACTGGAACAGCATCCGGGTCGCCGAGGCGCCGTCGAGCGCCATCGCCTCGTACAGGTCCTCCGAGATGTCCCGCAGCGTGCCGGTCAGGATCAGCACGGAGACCGGCATCGCGAAGGCCGCCGTCGGGAGGATCACCGCCAACAGGCTGTCGTAGAGGTCGAGTTTGGCGATCATCAGGTAGAGGGGGACCACCACCGCCTGGGCCGGGATGGCGACTCCCAGCAGGAACAGCCGGAAGGCCGCGCCCGACCAGACCGTCCTCGTGCGTACGGCCACGTAGGCGAGCGGCACGCACAGCACGAGCACGATGCCTACGACCGCCGCCGCGACCAGTGCCGTGTTCGCGAGGAAGTGGCCGAAGCCGTTGTGCAGGACGGTGTTGTAGTTGGCGAAGGTCGGATCGGTGGGCGGCTTCAGGGCGTTGTTGCCCAGGGCCTTGTCCTGGCGGGTGAGGGAGGCCGAGATCATCGCGTAGATCGGGACGATGACGACGGCCAGCCAGAGGAGGGAGCCCAGGCCGGCGACGGGGTTCGGGCGCCTGGTCCAGTGGCGCCGCCTTCGGGTGTGCGGGGGTTCCACGGGTTCCTCCGCCGACGTCACCGGACGCGGCAACGTGTCGTGTGACACTCCGTCACATCCCTTCGCGGGTACTGCGCATGGCGCCGAAACCGGTGAGTCGCACCAGGACCAGAGACAGCGCGGTGGCGGTGACGACCAGGAAGGTCGCGATCGCGCTCGCGTAGCCGAAGTCGTAGCTCTTGAAGCCGGCTTCGTACATCAGGTACGGCAGGATCGCCGTGTCCGTGCCGGGGCCGCCCTGCGTGAGGATCAGCACGGTCTCGAAGTAGGTGAGCGAGCCGACGATCATCAGCACGCTGGATGTCGTGGCCGTGTTGCGGAGTTGAGGCAGCGTGATCGAGAAGAACTGGCGGTAGCGCCCGGCACCGTCAATTGCCGCCGCCTGATAGAGGACTTCGGGGATCTGACGGGCCCCGCCCTGGTAGATGAGGGTGTGGAAAGGGATGAACTGCCAGCCCCCGACGAACACGATCGCGAGAAACGCGCCGCTCGTCGAGCCGAGCGTGTCCTGGTGGATGACACCGAAGTTGGGGTCCAGCAACGCGTAGAAGAGCAGCGCGATCGCCGTCGAGGAGAGAAGGAACGGCACGAAGAAGATCGCGGAGAGGACAGCCCGGTTGCGCTGCCGCCCCGCCGCCCAGACCCCGAGCAGCAGGGACACGACCGTCTGGAACGCCCAGCTCGTCACCGTCAACAGGACGGTGACGGTGAGGGATTGGGTGAGACGGTCGTCGTGCACCAGCTTCTGCCAGTTGGCCAGACCGACCGGCTTCGGGTCGCCGAGCCCGTTCCACGCGGTGAAGGAGAGATAGAGGGCGAGGATCATGGGGGCCACTGCGAAGAAGGCGAAGAACAGCACACCTGGGATCGCCCACACCGCGTGTGGGCGACCAGCCTTCGCCGCCGCACTCTGGGTCACTTGAGCCCCTTGAGCGCGGACACGAACTGGCTCGGCGAACTCTTCCCCACGAACAGCTTGTTGATCTCGGTGAGCATCGGTGTCGACACGTCCGGGTCCACCGCCTGGTCCCAGCTCAACGTGAACGCAGGCGCCTGCTGCACCATTTGGTACTGGAACTTCGCGAACTCGGGGTTGGGCGAGGAGTCGAGAAGCTTCTCCGCGTTGGACGTGGTCGGGATGTCCCCGTTGGCGACCAGGTCCTTCGCGTACGCCTCTGACGCACAGTCACGGAGAAACGCGATCGCCGCGTCCTTGTTGCCCGTACGGGCGTTCACGGACCAGTAGTTGGTGGGGTTCCCGACCACGTTACGGATATCCCCGGCGCCCCCCTCGTACTTCGGAAACGCGAACCACCCCAGGTTCGTCTTGGCGAAGTCGGGAAACTTGCCGAGCTGCGTCGAGTACTCCCACGACCCCATCAGATGCATCGCCGCCTTGCCCTTGGCGAACACCGCGGGCGCCCCACCGTTGACGTACGACACAGAGCTGAACCCCTTGCCGAACGCCCCGTCGTCGATGAGCTCCTTCACCGTCTCGGCGGCCTTGAGGACCGCGGGGTCGCCCCACCCGGACGCATCGCCGTTCTTGATCTTGTCGAAGACGTCAGGCCCGCCGATCCGGTCGACCAGGTACTCCAGCCACATCAACTCGGGCCAGATATCGGCACCACCGAGCGCGAACGGAGTGATGTTCGCCGCCTTCAGCTTCTTGTTGATGTCGAGCAACTCGGCCCAGGTGGTGGGTGGTTGGAGCTTGTGCGCGGCGAAGACGGACTTGTTGTAGAAGAGGATCACGGGCTGCATGCCGCGCATCGGTATGCCGTAGTTCTTGCCCTTGAGCGCGCCCGCCGCGAGCACCGAGGGCAGGAAGCCGTCCTTGAGGACCGGGTCGGACTTGATGGTGTCGGTGAGGTCGACCAACTGGTTCGCCTCCTGGTACGCCTTGATCGAGCCGCCGCCCCAGTTGAAGAAGACGTCCGGCGCGTTCGGCGAGCCCATCGCGGTGCGCAGCTTGGCCGGGTAGTCGGTGCCGGGCACCTTCTCCAGCTTGATCTTGCCCTTCGCGGTCTTGGCCGCCGCCGACGCGTTGAACCGGGTGACGGCCTTGACCTGCACCTTCGTCGCGTCGTCGCCGTAGACGAAGGCGGTGACCGTGCCGCTGCCGCCGGTGCTGTCGCTGGAGCCGCAGGCCGTGAGGCCGGTGGTGAGCAGGGTGGTGGCACCGGCGCCGAGCACCCAGCGCCTGCTGAACGTACGTCCGCCGTTGGACGTGTTGGGCTCCATGGACAGCACCTCTCGTGCGAATGTTTCGAGCCGTTCTACGAATGTTCCGGGAACGTAAGGCGCGCTGGGGGGTTCGTCAAGAGGTCGCGCAGGGATACGATCGCCGCCATGACAGCCCCGGATTCCGCCGAAACCCAGACAGCGGGTCGGCCGACCCAGACCGCCACGCTCGCCGAGATCGCCCGCGAGGCCGGAGTGTCGGCTCCGACTGTTTCGAAGGTCCTCAACGGCCGTGCCGACGTCGCCCCCGCGACCCGCACCCGCGTCGAGGACCTGCTCCGTGTCTACGGCTACCGGCGCCGCCGCGCCGAGGCGACCCGCTCCCCGCTGATCGACCTGGTCTTCCACGAGTTGGAGAGCGCCTGGGCGATGGAGGTCATCCGGGGGGTGGAGAACGTGGCGCGGGACTCCGGGCTGAGCGTGGTGCTGAGCGAGAGCGCGGGGCGGCTGACCCCGGGCCGGACCTGGGCCGACCAGGTCGCCGCGCGCCGCCCGCACGGCGTGATCCTCGTCCTCTCCGGGCTCGACGAGTCCCAGCGGGCGCTGCTCACCAGCCGTTCCATCCCGTTCGTGGTGATGGACCCGGCCGGTGACCCGGGCGCGGACGTGCCGTCGATCGGTGCGACGAACTGGCAGGGCGGGCTGGCCGCCACCCGGCACCTCGTCGAGCTGGGCCACACCCGGATCGGCGCGATCAGCGGACCCTCCCGGATGATGTGCAGCCGCGCCAGGGTGGACGGGTACCGGGCCGCCCTTGAGACGGCCGGGCTGCCGGTCGACCCCTCGCTGATCACCACCGGCGACTTCCACCACGAGGCCGGCTACCGACTGGGGCTGGAGCTGCTGCGCCGGCCCGACCGGCCCACCGCCGTCTTCGCCGGCAACGACCTCCAGGCCCTCGGCCTGTACGAGGCCGCGCGCGAACTGGGCCTGCGCATCCCGGAGGACCTGAGCGTGGTCGGCTTCGACGATCTGCCGGTCGCGCGCTGGGTGGGCCCGCCGCTGACGACCGTACGACAGCCCCTGACCGAGATGGCCGAGGCGGCGGCGAAGCTGGTGCTCGACCTCGCGCGCGAGCCGGAGTCCTCGACGGCGCGGCGGGTGGAGCTGGCGACGAGCCTGGTGGTGCGGAGCAGTACGGCGGCGCCCGCGGCGCAGCACTGACCCGCGTGGCCGGAAGGTGACGTATTGACGAGTGGGGTGAGCCGCCCCACACTCCTCCGAAGCCAATCGGTTGCACAACCGAAACTTTCGGAGGCACCCGCATGAGATCTCTGAGAACCGGCTTGTCCCTGGCGGCCCTGTTCACCGGCGCCGTCATGCTCTTCGCGGCCCCCGCCGCGCACGCCGCCGACACCCCGCTGCGCGACCTCGCCGCCGCGAAGGGCAAAGTCATCGGCACCGCGGTCACCGGCTCCAAGCTCACCGGCACGTACGGCGCGATCGCCGGCGCCCAGTTCAGCTCGCTCACCCCCGGCAACGCCATGAAGTGGGAGACCGTCGAGCCGACGCAGGGCAGCTTCAACTGGTCGGAGGCGGACCAGATCGTCGCCTTCGCGCAGGCCCACAACCAGCAGGTGCGCGGCCACACCCTGGTCTGGCACAGCCAGAACCCGAGCTGGCTGACCAACGGCACCTGGACCTCGGCCCAGTTGAGCAGCCTGCTGCAGAACCACATCAGTACCGAAGTCGGCCGCTACAAGGGCGAGATCACCGCCTGGGACGTGGTCAACGAGCCCTTCAACGAGGACGGCACCTACCGCTCCACGCTCTGGTACAACGGCCTCGGCTCCAACTACATAGCCCAGGCGCTGACTTGGGCCCACGCGGCCGACCCGGCGGCCAAGCTGTACATCAACGACTACAACGTCGAGGGCGTCAACGCGAAGTCCACCGCCCTCTACAACCTGGTCAAGTCCCTGAAGGCGGCGGGCGTCCCGGTCGACGGCGTCGGCCTCCAGGCCCACCTCATCCTCGGCCAGGTCCCGGCCACCCTCCAGCAGAACATCCAGCGCTTCGCCGACCTGGGCGTGGACGTGGCGATCACCGAGCTGGACGTACGGATGGCACTCCCGGCGGACGCGACCAAACTCGCCCAGCAGAAAGCCGACTTCAAGAGTGTCGTCGCCGCCTGTGTCGCCGTCGCGCGCTGCGTCAACGTCACCGCGTGGGGCTTCACCGACTCCGACTCCTGGGTGCCGGGCACCTTCCCGGGCTACGGCGCGGCGACGCCGTACGACGAGAACTACGCGCCGAAACCGGCGTACTACGGCATCGCGGAGGCGCTCGGCGGTACGACGACGACCCCGCCGCCGACCGGGGCGTGCTCGGCGACGTACAGCGTGAGCAGTCAGTGGAACACCGGGTTCACCGGGCAGGTGACGATCTCCTGCTCCGGGGCCTCGCTCTCGTCCTGGAAGGCGAACTGGACCTACGGCGCCGGCCAGCAGGTCACCCAGGCCTGGAACGCCACCTGCACCCAGTCCGGGGCCGCCGTGAGTTGTGCGAACGCGAGCTACAACGGGTCGGTGCCGGACGGCGGTTCGGTGACGTTCGGGTTCAACGCGTCCTGGACCGGGAGCAATCCGGTACCGGTGGTGACCTTGGGGTGAAGGGGACGAGGGAGCGGGGCGGGGCGTGAAGCGGGGCTGAGAACGGTGAGATTTTCCGTAGAAAACCGTCCTGGGACGCCTCCCCTAACTTTCTCCTAATAATTCGGACTTACGTTCCTCCCCGTGACGGACAAAGAGAACGCCGACGACGACAGACGAGTGGGCCGGCGATCGCGAGTGCTGAAGATCGCCGGCCTCACTCTGGCCGGAGCCCTCGTCCTGGGCGTCGCCACGGCGGGCTGGGCCTACTGGCACCTCAACAGCAACATCAAGAGCGTCGACATCGACAGCGCGCTCGGCGCCGACCGCCCCGCGAAGGCGGTGACCACCCCCTCCGCCGCCGCGTCCGCGTCCGCCTCCCCCGTGCCGACCGGCTCCCTGAACATCCTGGTCCTCGGCTCCGACTCGCGCAGCGGCAAGGAGAACAAGGCACTCGGCGGCGGCAGCAGCACCGGAGCCCGCTCCGACACCGCGATGGTCGTCCACCTCGACGCGGGCCGTACGAAGGCCACGATCGTCAGCATCCCGCGCGACACCCTCGTCACCCGCCCGTCCTGCCCGCTGTCGTCGGGGGGTTCGACATCGGTGGCGTACAACGCGATGTTCAACACCGCCTATTCGGTGGGCGGTCCGGTCTGCGCGGTCAAGACGGTCGAGTCGATCACCGGTGTCCGCATGGACCACTACATAGAGATCGACTTCGCGGGCTTCGCGAAACTGGTCGACGCGCTCGGCGGCGTCACGGTCACCACGACCCAGGACATCGACGACGACGACAGCCACCTGCACCTCAAGAAGGGCACCCACCACCTCGACGGCACACAGGCCCTGGCGTTCGCCCGCACCCGGCACGGCATCGGCGACGGCAGCGACCTCGGCCGAATAGGCCTCCAACAGACCCTGGTGAAGGCCCTGTTGACCCAGATCTCCGCCAACGACCTCCTCACCGACCCCACCAAGCTCTACGAGGTCACCGACGCGGTCACCGACAGTCTCACCACCGACACCGGCCTCGACTCCCTGAGCGAACTCATCAGCCTCGGCGAGAGCCTGAAGGGCCTGTCGGCGGACAAGGTGACAACGGTGACGATGCCGAACGTCACGGCACCGTCCGACCCGAACCGGGTGGTCGCGAAGGAGCCGGCGGCGAGCGAGCTGTGGGAGTCCCTGAAGTGACCGGCCGTTACAACCCCTGAGCGGGCTGAGGAGTCTCGTTCGGCCAACGACGGCTTCGGCGACGGCGTCCAGCTCCTCGACGGCAACGGCAACGGCTACGCAGACCTGGCCGACCAGGTTGCCCAAAGCTCTCCACCCTGACGTGTGGCGCTCAGGTTCCGAACGGACGTCGCGGTGGTTCAAGCGCGTGCTGTGTCGATCTTCGTAGGCTTCGACGGCAGAGGGGAACGCCCGGTCTA from Streptomyces sp. NBC_01478 includes the following:
- a CDS encoding LacI family DNA-binding transcriptional regulator, whose protein sequence is MTAPDSAETQTAGRPTQTATLAEIAREAGVSAPTVSKVLNGRADVAPATRTRVEDLLRVYGYRRRRAEATRSPLIDLVFHELESAWAMEVIRGVENVARDSGLSVVLSESAGRLTPGRTWADQVAARRPHGVILVLSGLDESQRALLTSRSIPFVVMDPAGDPGADVPSIGATNWQGGLAATRHLVELGHTRIGAISGPSRMMCSRARVDGYRAALETAGLPVDPSLITTGDFHHEAGYRLGLELLRRPDRPTAVFAGNDLQALGLYEAARELGLRIPEDLSVVGFDDLPVARWVGPPLTTVRQPLTEMAEAAAKLVLDLAREPESSTARRVELATSLVVRSSTAAPAAQH
- a CDS encoding carbohydrate ABC transporter permease, which codes for MSHDTLPRPVTSAEEPVEPPHTRRRRHWTRRPNPVAGLGSLLWLAVVIVPIYAMISASLTRQDKALGNNALKPPTDPTFANYNTVLHNGFGHFLANTALVAAAVVGIVLVLCVPLAYVAVRTRTVWSGAAFRLFLLGVAIPAQAVVVPLYLMIAKLDLYDSLLAVILPTAAFAMPVSVLILTGTLRDISEDLYEAMALDGASATRMLFQLVIPMAKGGISTVVIYTALQAWNGFLFPLIFTQSDGPRVLTLGLFNYVSQFGVNIPALLASVVLSGIPIFAVYLVARRALVGGLMGVGGK
- a CDS encoding ABC transporter substrate-binding protein, which produces MEPNTSNGGRTFSRRWVLGAGATTLLTTGLTACGSSDSTGGSGTVTAFVYGDDATKVQVKAVTRFNASAAAKTAKGKIKLEKVPGTDYPAKLRTAMGSPNAPDVFFNWGGGSIKAYQEANQLVDLTDTIKSDPVLKDGFLPSVLAAGALKGKNYGIPMRGMQPVILFYNKSVFAAHKLQPPTTWAELLDINKKLKAANITPFALGGADIWPELMWLEYLVDRIGGPDVFDKIKNGDASGWGDPAVLKAAETVKELIDDGAFGKGFSSVSYVNGGAPAVFAKGKAAMHLMGSWEYSTQLGKFPDFAKTNLGWFAFPKYEGGAGDIRNVVGNPTNYWSVNARTGNKDAAIAFLRDCASEAYAKDLVANGDIPTTSNAEKLLDSSPNPEFAKFQYQMVQQAPAFTLSWDQAVDPDVSTPMLTEINKLFVGKSSPSQFVSALKGLK
- a CDS encoding endo-1,4-beta-xylanase; protein product: MRSLRTGLSLAALFTGAVMLFAAPAAHAADTPLRDLAAAKGKVIGTAVTGSKLTGTYGAIAGAQFSSLTPGNAMKWETVEPTQGSFNWSEADQIVAFAQAHNQQVRGHTLVWHSQNPSWLTNGTWTSAQLSSLLQNHISTEVGRYKGEITAWDVVNEPFNEDGTYRSTLWYNGLGSNYIAQALTWAHAADPAAKLYINDYNVEGVNAKSTALYNLVKSLKAAGVPVDGVGLQAHLILGQVPATLQQNIQRFADLGVDVAITELDVRMALPADATKLAQQKADFKSVVAACVAVARCVNVTAWGFTDSDSWVPGTFPGYGAATPYDENYAPKPAYYGIAEALGGTTTTPPPTGACSATYSVSSQWNTGFTGQVTISCSGASLSSWKANWTYGAGQQVTQAWNATCTQSGAAVSCANASYNGSVPDGGSVTFGFNASWTGSNPVPVVTLG
- a CDS encoding carbohydrate ABC transporter permease, with translation MTQSAAAKAGRPHAVWAIPGVLFFAFFAVAPMILALYLSFTAWNGLGDPKPVGLANWQKLVHDDRLTQSLTVTVLLTVTSWAFQTVVSLLLGVWAAGRQRNRAVLSAIFFVPFLLSSTAIALLFYALLDPNFGVIHQDTLGSTSGAFLAIVFVGGWQFIPFHTLIYQGGARQIPEVLYQAAAIDGAGRYRQFFSITLPQLRNTATTSSVLMIVGSLTYFETVLILTQGGPGTDTAILPYLMYEAGFKSYDFGYASAIATFLVVTATALSLVLVRLTGFGAMRSTREGM
- a CDS encoding LCP family protein; amino-acid sequence: MTDKENADDDRRVGRRSRVLKIAGLTLAGALVLGVATAGWAYWHLNSNIKSVDIDSALGADRPAKAVTTPSAAASASASPVPTGSLNILVLGSDSRSGKENKALGGGSSTGARSDTAMVVHLDAGRTKATIVSIPRDTLVTRPSCPLSSGGSTSVAYNAMFNTAYSVGGPVCAVKTVESITGVRMDHYIEIDFAGFAKLVDALGGVTVTTTQDIDDDDSHLHLKKGTHHLDGTQALAFARTRHGIGDGSDLGRIGLQQTLVKALLTQISANDLLTDPTKLYEVTDAVTDSLTTDTGLDSLSELISLGESLKGLSADKVTTVTMPNVTAPSDPNRVVAKEPAASELWESLK